The DNA segment CTTTGGCGTTGGGCTTTATGCAGTTGAGTCAGGCGGGGGTCAAGCTGTGGGGCTTGAATCTGTCTTCGGAGTTTGGGGCGTTGCTGTTGGGACTGACGCTCTATACTGGCACATTCATTGCGGAAATTGTGCGGGGGGGAATTCAGTCCGTGCCCCAGGGCCAGTGGGAAGCGGCGCGCTCACTCGGGTTGCCAACGGGGCTAGCGCTCCGCAAAATCATCATTCCCCAGGCGATGCGGACAATTATTCCGTCCTTGGGAAATCAGTATCTGAATCTGTCGAAGAATTCCAGTTTGGCGATCGCCATTGGCTATCCCGATCTCTACACGACGGCTTCGACGACCTTTAACCAGACGGGCCGGGCCGTGGAGGTGATGATTCTGATTTCCCTGACATATTTGACAGTGAGTTTGTTGATCTCGCTGTTGCTGAACTGGTACAACCGCCGAATTCAATTTGTTGCACGGTAGCTTTGACGATGATGGAATGGTTGAAAAAGAATTTATTTAACACTTGGTACAACACGCTGTTGACGATCGTCAGTGTGGTGTTGGTGGTCTGGATTGCGCAAGGGCTACTGAATTGGGTGTTTCGCTTGGCGAATTGGTCGGTGGTGCTGGAAAATGTCCGACTTTTTTTGGTGGGACGTTATCCGACACAGCAACTGTGGCGACTCTGGCTGGTGCTGGGATTAGTGTTGTTGCAACCGTTATTGCTGTTGCTGCAAGC comes from the Romeriopsis navalis LEGE 11480 genome and includes:
- a CDS encoding ABC transporter permease subunit (The N-terminal region of this protein, as described by TIGR01726, is a three transmembrane segment that identifies a subfamily of ABC transporter permease subunits, which specificities that include histidine, arginine, glutamine, glutamate, L-cystine (sic), the opines (in Agrobacterium) octopine and nopaline, etc.) produces the protein MPPFWRRSKFWQSLGQIGAVLLLLLVLGFLGFNLVTNLQRLNIQFGFNFLRSPAGFGIGEAVIPYQPTNSYWQALLVGLTNSLRVVLTGIVLATIVGFIAGVARLSDNWLLRQLAKVYVEFLRNTPLLLQLLFWYTAVFLSLPSADSPLALGFMQLSQAGVKLWGLNLSSEFGALLLGLTLYTGTFIAEIVRGGIQSVPQGQWEAARSLGLPTGLALRKIIIPQAMRTIIPSLGNQYLNLSKNSSLAIAIGYPDLYTTASTTFNQTGRAVEVMILISLTYLTVSLLISLLLNWYNRRIQFVAR